Proteins from a single region of Dehalococcoidales bacterium:
- a CDS encoding ATP-binding protein has product MRVNDRILVVDDDHDFLGVIRQILEKKGYEVRTVPSAAEALALLAECFYNAAILDISLPDADGTELLSKIMELHPDIIAIMLTGHSSVKNAVQSLNRGAFAYLEKPVDPESLLSVLHRGLEKQHLVLENRELIEELERRNRIANTLLSVSQAVAQSLDLQKLIDSALERIAQCTGLEASFVYLCDKDKLKLSGHHGLSLRTIIDIPKEYPNAVGTIGNIVKQAKPVVVEDLTKNNDPELGFISSIGYRCFAGVPLLIFGESIGVLGVATDFNNCFSPTNVELLQGVGREIAIAVRNAQLYEDASSARALRELDVMRTDFLANVSHELRTPLAVIKGSANSLLQPDVIFDEETRRDFLVSIDKDADTLTRLVDDLLMISRLEADALEVRKKPGNLANVIESIKDRLDNITLRHRLHIDVKEDLPAVEIDDVRIGEVLTNLVENAVKFSEDNSNIYIQARNGGQEVNVSVTDEGAGIPPELHQKIFERFFQGDGRKAGRRKGAGLGLAICQGIIKAHGGRIWVDSQPGKGARFTFSLPLN; this is encoded by the coding sequence ATGAGAGTTAATGACCGCATACTCGTCGTCGATGATGACCATGATTTCCTGGGCGTCATCCGCCAGATACTGGAAAAGAAGGGCTACGAAGTACGGACCGTCCCTTCCGCCGCCGAGGCATTAGCGCTGCTGGCTGAGTGCTTTTATAACGCCGCTATCCTCGACATCAGCCTGCCGGATGCCGACGGCACGGAACTGCTCTCTAAAATCATGGAGCTTCACCCGGACATCATCGCCATTATGCTTACCGGCCATTCCTCGGTGAAAAACGCCGTGCAGTCCCTGAACCGCGGCGCTTTCGCCTACCTGGAAAAGCCGGTTGACCCGGAAAGCCTGCTTTCCGTCCTCCACCGCGGGCTGGAAAAACAGCACCTGGTGCTGGAAAACCGGGAGCTGATAGAGGAACTGGAACGGCGCAACCGCATCGCCAATACCCTGCTCAGCGTTTCCCAGGCGGTGGCGCAGTCGCTCGACCTTCAGAAACTTATAGACTCCGCGCTGGAAAGAATCGCCCAGTGCACCGGGCTGGAGGCGAGTTTCGTTTACCTCTGCGACAAAGATAAACTAAAGCTGTCCGGACATCACGGATTATCCTTGAGGACCATCATCGATATCCCCAAAGAGTACCCCAACGCCGTGGGGACCATCGGCAATATTGTGAAACAGGCCAAACCGGTGGTGGTGGAAGACCTGACCAAGAATAACGACCCGGAGCTAGGCTTTATCAGCAGCATCGGCTACCGCTGTTTCGCCGGGGTGCCGCTGTTGATTTTCGGTGAAAGCATCGGCGTGCTGGGGGTAGCCACGGATTTCAACAACTGTTTCAGTCCCACCAACGTGGAACTGCTCCAGGGGGTGGGACGGGAGATTGCCATCGCGGTCAGGAACGCCCAGCTTTATGAAGACGCGTCCAGCGCCAGGGCGCTCCGGGAGCTTGACGTCATGCGTACCGATTTCCTGGCTAACGTCTCCCACGAGCTGCGCACCCCGCTGGCGGTAATCAAAGGCTCAGCCAACAGCCTCTTGCAGCCGGATGTTATTTTTGACGAAGAGACGCGGCGGGACTTCCTGGTATCCATCGATAAAGACGCGGACACGCTGACCCGCCTGGTGGACGACCTGCTCATGATATCCCGCCTGGAAGCGGACGCCCTGGAGGTCAGGAAAAAGCCCGGCAACCTCGCTAACGTAATCGAGTCCATTAAAGACCGGCTGGACAACATTACCCTCCGGCACCGCCTGCATATCGACGTCAAGGAAGATTTACCGGCCGTGGAAATAGACGATGTGCGTATCGGCGAGGTACTTACCAACCTGGTGGAGAACGCGGTCAAGTTCTCCGAGGACAACTCCAATATCTATATCCAGGCGCGGAACGGGGGCCAGGAGGTTAACGTTAGCGTTACCGATGAAGGCGCCGGCATCCCCCCGGAGCTGCACCAGAAAATATTTGAACGGTTTTTCCAGGGAGACGGCCGCAAGGCCGGGCGCCGCAAGGGCGCCGGTCTGGGACTGGCCATCTGCCAGGGCATTATAAAAGCGCATGGAGGCAGAATCTGGGTGGACAGCCAGCCGGGCAAAGGCGCCAGGTTTACTTTCAGCCTGCCATTGAACTAA
- a CDS encoding response regulator → MPKETTMMAKIKVLIISRDPALVSLLQTEMNDGKYEIVNTERSGLQLREVLGAEQPEFIILDIVMPTLDGIGTCLQLRQWTQTPIMMLSTWDTGDGTVRGLNLGCDSYLTEPFGMDELKQRIEDTLKRMASAPEPQFNIRVSKN, encoded by the coding sequence ATGCCGAAGGAGACTACCATGATGGCGAAAATCAAGGTGCTTATTATCAGCCGCGACCCCGCTCTGGTATCGCTGCTGCAAACAGAGATGAACGACGGCAAGTACGAGATAGTCAATACCGAACGCAGCGGCCTCCAGCTCCGGGAGGTGCTCGGGGCGGAACAGCCGGAATTTATTATCCTGGACATCGTCATGCCTACCCTGGACGGCATCGGCACCTGTCTCCAGCTCCGCCAGTGGACACAGACCCCCATCATGATGCTCAGTACCTGGGACACCGGCGACGGCACGGTCAGGGGTCTCAACCTGGGCTGTGACAGCTATCTGACCGAGCCCTTCGGGATGGATGAGCTGAAACAGAGGATAGAGGACACGCTAAAGCGCATGGCGTCCGCCCCGGAACCCCAGTTCAATATACGCGTCAGTAAAAACTAA
- a CDS encoding response regulator transcription factor, whose amino-acid sequence MDKKHILIVDDDPAILRLLSTNLKARGYEIFTATDGEESLEKVQKDFVDLIILDLMMPKVDGVEVCRRIREWSDIPIIILSARGDENDKVKCLELGADDYLTKPFGIAELMARIKTAFRHRGDPTVAPAQPSFVSDGLEINFAKRRVTVDGREITLTPTEFALLQHLAVNSDKVLTHNMLLQSVWGNEYSSEKEYLRVFVGRLRRKLEPDPKNPKYIQTIPGVGYHITTSAPATSV is encoded by the coding sequence ATGGACAAGAAACATATTTTAATCGTAGATGACGACCCGGCGATACTGAGATTGCTCAGTACCAACCTGAAAGCGCGGGGCTACGAAATCTTTACGGCCACGGACGGCGAGGAATCGCTGGAAAAGGTGCAGAAAGACTTCGTTGATTTGATTATCCTCGACCTGATGATGCCCAAGGTGGACGGCGTCGAGGTATGCCGCCGCATCCGCGAGTGGTCGGACATCCCTATTATTATCTTAAGCGCCCGCGGTGATGAAAACGATAAAGTGAAGTGCCTGGAGCTGGGCGCGGACGATTATCTGACCAAGCCTTTCGGCATCGCCGAGCTGATGGCGCGCATCAAGACCGCTTTCCGCCACCGCGGCGACCCCACCGTGGCCCCCGCCCAGCCCTCTTTTGTCAGTGACGGGCTGGAAATCAATTTCGCCAAGCGGCGGGTGACCGTGGACGGCAGGGAGATAACGCTTACCCCCACCGAGTTCGCCCTTTTACAGCACCTGGCGGTAAACTCGGATAAAGTGCTGACCCATAACATGCTGCTGCAAAGCGTCTGGGGCAATGAATACTCATCGGAAAAAGAGTACCTGAGGGTATTCGTGGGGCGGCTGCGCCGCAAGCTGGAACCGGACCCCAAGAACCCCAAGTACATCCAGACCATACCGGGGGTGGGGTACCATATAACCACCTCCGCCCCGGCGACGTCGGTCTAG
- a CDS encoding nuclear transport factor 2 family protein produces MTQKEMEAKIKALEKKVGLLEDVNEVKRLQRAYSYYVMHMMRDEIADCFADDPDVTLHWLEGTWKGKEGVNRYFGVGTDRPEPPPGFLHQVMPIAGVVDVDPDGKHAKGRWYSFGGVAVPNQKTGKTSPSIVGGLYEIEYIKQKGVWKFWKVDWIIPLSIKIPADSWSPVEELGKAMESFVAPGADIPTPKGDPRFVSGYIFPFHFNHPVTGKPTSETAKNAKLLANVKAAAKIARETLATEPKGKAKSKAKSKAKDKEKAVGKEKTKAKRKSKK; encoded by the coding sequence ATGACACAAAAAGAAATGGAAGCCAAAATCAAAGCCCTGGAAAAGAAAGTAGGCCTGCTGGAGGACGTTAACGAGGTCAAGAGGCTCCAGCGCGCCTACAGCTATTACGTCATGCACATGATGCGCGATGAGATTGCCGACTGCTTCGCGGACGACCCGGACGTAACCCTGCACTGGCTGGAAGGCACCTGGAAGGGCAAGGAAGGCGTCAACCGCTATTTCGGGGTAGGCACGGACCGGCCCGAGCCGCCGCCCGGCTTTCTCCACCAGGTCATGCCCATCGCCGGGGTGGTGGACGTAGACCCGGACGGCAAGCACGCCAAAGGGCGCTGGTACTCCTTCGGAGGCGTGGCCGTCCCCAACCAAAAGACCGGCAAGACCAGCCCGTCCATCGTCGGCGGCCTGTATGAAATCGAATATATCAAGCAGAAGGGCGTCTGGAAATTCTGGAAGGTGGACTGGATTATCCCCCTGAGCATCAAGATACCCGCGGACTCCTGGTCGCCGGTGGAAGAGCTCGGCAAGGCGATGGAGAGCTTCGTCGCTCCCGGGGCCGATATCCCCACCCCCAAAGGCGACCCCCGCTTCGTTTCCGGCTACATTTTCCCCTTCCATTTCAACCACCCGGTCACCGGCAAACCTACCTCGGAAACCGCCAAGAACGCCAAGCTCCTTGCCAACGTCAAAGCCGCGGCTAAAATCGCCCGGGAAACGCTGGCGACTGAACCCAAAGGTAAAGCCAAGTCCAAAGCTAAGTCCAAAGCCAAAGATAAAGAAAAAGCGGTCGGTAAGGAAAAAACCAAAGCCAAACGCAAGTCCAAAAAATAG
- a CDS encoding ATP-binding protein produces the protein MSCQHNKQGLWANKHLRYIIAIMALCAFVYYLPAIAGRLGWTGFSDGMNNLHNLWGIDFLGLVFFAPVVYAAYSLGVIPAIMTALVAMIVLLPYAILIDTYPNAMFKPTAFVIILSAVGSVVAMLQNSEQQHHQRDREMKCLYDIGKASGDSNSINEFLGKAVTLIPQALQYPEETTVRITFRDQVFNSPDFQKSDSRVAENLVRNGETIGLLEIYSSRDNPYLIKKEHLTRTISERISAAIRQLELEESQRNYYQQLEKEVDIRTKDLEQVQEKLIRSERLAAVGELASGVGHELRNPLNVIRNCAYLLNLTLTEKSDEEAANTLKVLDKQIDVANKIVTDLLDFTRIRPPAQVKVDLTSLVKESLSLAAPPEQIGIHVNLNGHTPPVRTDPEQMNRVFSNIITNALQAMNGKGGELDIDAAADDSFVSISFKDTGCGIPEENINKIFEPLFTTKPKGIGLGLAISRRLVEQNGGKMEVVSQIGQGTTFTVTLPIEKRR, from the coding sequence ATGAGTTGCCAACATAATAAACAAGGACTGTGGGCGAACAAGCACCTGCGGTATATCATCGCCATCATGGCGTTGTGCGCGTTCGTCTACTATTTACCGGCTATCGCCGGGCGGCTCGGCTGGACCGGTTTTTCCGACGGCATGAACAATCTCCATAATCTGTGGGGAATTGATTTCCTCGGCCTGGTGTTCTTCGCGCCGGTGGTCTACGCGGCTTATAGCCTCGGCGTTATCCCGGCCATAATGACGGCGCTCGTCGCCATGATCGTACTGCTGCCCTACGCCATATTAATAGATACCTACCCCAACGCCATGTTCAAGCCCACCGCCTTCGTTATTATTCTGAGCGCGGTAGGCTCGGTGGTGGCCATGCTGCAAAACAGCGAGCAGCAGCACCACCAGCGGGACAGGGAAATGAAATGCCTTTATGACATCGGCAAAGCCTCCGGGGACAGCAACTCCATCAACGAGTTCCTGGGCAAAGCGGTGACACTGATTCCCCAGGCACTCCAGTACCCGGAGGAAACCACGGTAAGGATTACCTTCCGCGACCAGGTATTTAACAGCCCCGATTTCCAGAAATCCGACAGCCGGGTGGCGGAAAACCTGGTCAGGAACGGGGAGACTATCGGCCTGCTGGAAATATACTCCAGCCGGGATAATCCCTATTTAATAAAGAAAGAACACCTCACCCGGACCATTTCGGAAAGAATCAGCGCCGCTATCCGCCAGCTGGAGCTGGAGGAATCCCAGCGCAACTATTACCAGCAGCTGGAAAAAGAGGTGGATATCCGCACCAAAGACCTGGAGCAGGTACAGGAAAAGCTTATCCGCTCCGAGCGGCTGGCGGCCGTGGGGGAGCTGGCCTCCGGGGTGGGGCATGAGCTGCGCAACCCGCTGAACGTTATCCGTAACTGCGCCTATCTGCTTAACCTGACGCTCACGGAAAAGAGCGATGAGGAGGCGGCCAACACGCTTAAAGTACTGGATAAACAGATAGACGTGGCCAATAAAATAGTGACCGACCTGCTGGACTTCACCCGCATCAGGCCGCCGGCCCAGGTAAAAGTGGACCTGACCAGCCTGGTAAAAGAAAGCCTGTCATTGGCGGCGCCGCCGGAGCAAATAGGCATCCACGTGAATCTGAACGGGCACACTCCCCCGGTAAGAACCGACCCGGAGCAGATGAACCGGGTATTTTCCAATATTATCACCAACGCCTTGCAGGCAATGAACGGGAAAGGAGGAGAACTTGATATCGATGCCGCCGCGGATGACAGTTTCGTCTCAATCTCTTTCAAAGACACCGGCTGCGGCATACCTGAAGAAAATATCAATAAAATATTCGAACCGCTGTTCACCACCAAGCCCAAGGGCATCGGCCTGGGACTGGCCATCTCCAGAAGGCTGGTGGAACAAAACGGCGGCAAAATGGAAGTGGTCAGCCAGATAGGACAAGGCACCACCTTTACCGTAACACTACCTATCGAAAAAAGGAGATAA
- a CDS encoding response regulator: MNNKPTILVVDDNQDLLETFAMILKRRGYSVQTADNGASAVDKFKEQRFDVTLMDIVMPEMNGVDAFKKIKEMQPGASIILMTAYSDEELLQTARDEGAHQIIHKPIRIDKLLELINETAEGQPILVVDDDADICDTLTNILEHQGYDVVTAGSGEEAVSLTRNRNCQMAFIDVKLPDIDGLETLLRLKEINPELLAIMMTGFRNEVKDALEKAQEASAITCLYKPFDPAKAAELVKQIGKKPSRLRSFHES; the protein is encoded by the coding sequence ATGAATAACAAACCTACAATTCTTGTGGTTGATGATAATCAGGACCTTCTAGAAACATTTGCCATGATTCTGAAGCGGCGTGGTTATTCCGTCCAGACGGCGGACAACGGTGCGTCTGCCGTGGATAAATTCAAGGAACAGAGGTTTGACGTTACCCTGATGGACATCGTCATGCCGGAAATGAACGGCGTGGACGCTTTCAAGAAAATCAAGGAAATGCAGCCGGGAGCATCCATAATCTTAATGACGGCCTATTCCGATGAAGAGCTGCTGCAGACCGCCCGGGACGAGGGCGCCCATCAGATAATCCACAAGCCCATAAGGATAGATAAACTCCTGGAGCTGATTAACGAGACTGCCGAAGGCCAGCCCATCCTCGTCGTCGATGATGACGCGGATATCTGCGATACCCTGACCAATATACTGGAACACCAGGGATATGATGTGGTCACCGCCGGCAGCGGCGAAGAAGCAGTCTCGTTAACCCGCAACCGGAACTGCCAGATGGCTTTCATAGACGTCAAACTGCCTGATATTGACGGACTGGAAACCCTTTTAAGATTGAAAGAGATAAACCCGGAACTGCTGGCTATCATGATGACCGGATTCCGTAACGAGGTTAAGGACGCCCTGGAAAAAGCCCAGGAGGCTTCAGCCATCACCTGCCTCTATAAACCCTTCGACCCCGCCAAAGCCGCCGAGCTGGTCAAGCAAATAGGTAAAAAACCAAGCCGTCTCAGGAGTTTCCATGAGAGTTAA